In the Cryptomeria japonica unplaced genomic scaffold, Sugi_1.0 HiC_scaffold_84, whole genome shotgun sequence genome, one interval contains:
- the LOC131058046 gene encoding germin-like protein 8-2, translated as MANRMIYFTLGLFLLICCYSDRVMAGDPDPLQDFCVADEESNVLVNGFVCKDPMQVSANDFFFRGLGQAGNTDNDVGSNVTMANVKQIPGLNTFGISLVRIDYAQNVGHENAVAIAGLSSQFPGVQTIANSLFAANPPLPDSVLSKAFRITQELGYWRPLVPFIASVLDISMSSSYSKD; from the exons ATGGCTAACCGCATGATTTACTTCACGTTGGGACTTTTTCTGTTGATATGCTGTTACAGCGACAGGGTCATGGCAGGGGATCCGGATCCCTTGCAAGATTTCTGCGTTGCAGATGAGGAAAGCAACG TTTTGGTGAACGGGTTCGTTTGCAAAGACCCAATGCAAGTTTCAGCAAACGATTTCTTCTTCCGGGGACTTGGGCAGGCAGGGAACACCGACAATGATGTGGGCTCCAACGTAACGATGGCGAACGTTAAACAGATACCAGGCCTCAATACGTTTGGAATATCGTTGGTCCGCATCGACTACGCA cagaatgtggggCATGAAAATGCAGTGGCCATAGCTGGATTGAGCAGCCAGTTTCCCGGAGTTCAGACAATCGCCAATTCTCTGTTTGCGGCGAATCCCCCTCTCCCCGATTCCGTTTTGAGCAAGGCCTTCCGCATCACCCAGGAACTG GGTTATTGGCGTCCTCTTGTGCCATTCATAGCATCTGTTTTGGACATCAGCATGTCCTCATCATATTCCAAAGATTGA